A segment of the Pedobacter faecalis genome:
AGGGAATTCCCCGGAGCTTGTTATTTCTGACCTGGAAATGCCTTATTTCGACGGCAGTTCATTTATTTATAATCTTAAAATTAGCGGCTATTACCGCGATACACCGGTGATTATTCTATCTGGAGCCAGCAATCTTCCAGAGAGAGTGTCGCAGATGCCTTTTACGCTTGACGACTTTATCCAGAAGCCCTTTAACCCGGCACAATTAAAGGAGGCTATTTCAAACGTTTTTGCAAAATATGATTCAAACAGAAGCTAATTTATCATCGGCAGCTAATAAATCTATCAAACTGTTACTCTCAGCTCCGTCATTTGCCGGAGAATTGTTGCCGCAGTTGCAGGCTTCTTTCGATGTGCATCTGGAGGCAAACATTGAGGGGGTCGATAATTATTTGAAAGACCAGTCTCTTTATTCCCTTCCCGATGTGATATTACTGGAAGTTGCTGATCCGGCTGCATGCTTTAATTACGTTGGCAAGCTTAAGGAGAATTTACTTCTGCGCGGACTCGTCATCATACTACTTGCGAATAAGCCCGACAAAGCACTACGTGCTCAGGCGATGCAACTTCGCGTGAACGATCTTTATTACGCGCCTATCCCGGTAAAAGATCTGTGTGAACGCATATTTTTCCTGGTTAAGTTTAAGCTGATCAAACCTCAGCTTTCTGACCTCTCCAATATAGATTACACTTATAAGATGCCTTTCCAGAAACGTCTCTTTGATATTGTCGCTTCTGGTTTGGCCCTGCTTATTCTGTCACCCTTGTTGCTTCTTGTCGGAGTTATTGTTGCCCTGGAATCCAAAGGACCGGTTATATTTAAGAGCAAACGCGTGGGTACCGGATATAAGGTTTTTGACTTCTATAAATTCCGTTCTATGCGCCAGGGCGCCAGTGATGAATTGAAGCAGCTCTCGGAAAACCTCAACCAGTATGACAAGTCCGAGACCGGAAATACCACATTTGTTAAACTTAAAAACGACCCGCGCATCACACGGTTCGGTAGTTTTATTCGCAAATACAGTATTGATGAACTGCCCCAGCTTTTCAACGTGCTTATCGGAGATATGTCGCTGGTGGGAAACAGACCCTTGCCATTATATGAAGCAGAAATGTTAACCTCCAATGAATGGACGATGCGGTTCCTGGGACCGGCCGGACTAACCGGTTTATGGCAGGTAAGCAGGAGAGGTAAGGCTGATATGTCAGAGCGGGAACGTAAGAAGTTAGATAACTTTTATGCACAGAACCATTCCTTCTGGTTAGATCTTAAGATCCTGCTAAAAACCCTTCCCGCTGCAGTGCAGAAGGAAAAGGTTTAAAGCAATAGAATTATTTGTCGTTGCAGTTCTGACGGGTTATATTGACGCCGTTCAGGATCACGTCGAATTCTGTTCTCCTGTTAAGCTGCTGATCTGCCTCCGAACAAGGAACACCGTCGTAGCACCTGTTCACCAACCGGGTTTTACCGTAATATTCAACCTTAATTCTTGAAGGTGAAATACCCCTTGATACCAAATAGCTCTTTGAAGATTCTGCTCTTCTGAGCGACAAGCTCCTGTTGTAGGCCTCTGATGCGCGGCTATCGCAGTGACTGGAGGCGATAATGGTAATTTCCGGGTATTTATTCATAAGCGATACCAGTTCATCCAATGCAGGTCTTGCATCAGGGCGAATGTCGGAACGATCCAGGTCGTAATAAATGTTCTGAACCGCAAATACCCTTTTCAAAGAATCACAGTTGTTTAGCACATACTGCTGAATATTCTCGGTCTTGAACAGATATATATCCCTGTTGATCACACTGTCCTGAGTAATACCGATGGATGAAACAAACCCGATCTGATTAATATATCCGAGTTTTTGCGCCGTCACCTCATAATCCATCTCGCGAGGCAGCTCGCGTTTAAATTCTCCTTTAGATCCTGCACGTATCGTGTCTGTACCATCCAGATGGTGCATCAGCAGCCGACTTCCCGCAAGCGGAAGCCTGGTCCGCCCATCCCTGATCGTTCCTTGAAACACGATGGAATAGGTTGATTTTCTGAAGGTATAAATGTCATCGTTTCCACGTCTGTTGGAACTCAGGAAGCCGCCTTTGCCGTCTTCGTTCACGATCATACCAAAGTCGTCTTTAGACGAATTGATCGGCGCTCCCATATTCTTGGGGTCAGACAA
Coding sequences within it:
- a CDS encoding sugar transferase — translated: MIQTEANLSSAANKSIKLLLSAPSFAGELLPQLQASFDVHLEANIEGVDNYLKDQSLYSLPDVILLEVADPAACFNYVGKLKENLLLRGLVIILLANKPDKALRAQAMQLRVNDLYYAPIPVKDLCERIFFLVKFKLIKPQLSDLSNIDYTYKMPFQKRLFDIVASGLALLILSPLLLLVGVIVALESKGPVIFKSKRVGTGYKVFDFYKFRSMRQGASDELKQLSENLNQYDKSETGNTTFVKLKNDPRITRFGSFIRKYSIDELPQLFNVLIGDMSLVGNRPLPLYEAEMLTSNEWTMRFLGPAGLTGLWQVSRRGKADMSERERKKLDNFYAQNHSFWLDLKILLKTLPAAVQKEKV
- a CDS encoding response regulator; the protein is MAKRQILIVDDEVSILKLLNFVLSSQYDLIIKTSGVEAISWLEEGNSPELVISDLEMPYFDGSSFIYNLKISGYYRDTPVIILSGASNLPERVSQMPFTLDDFIQKPFNPAQLKEAISNVFAKYDSNRS